In Procambarus clarkii isolate CNS0578487 chromosome 13, FALCON_Pclarkii_2.0, whole genome shotgun sequence, the following are encoded in one genomic region:
- the LOC123757137 gene encoding tRNA methyltransferase 10 homolog A yields MESSESDDSTGIRQQTEEETTAANLNEDSETCQDEEAKEKTKDLISTNNGTESKKLSKRQLKKFNKRKKWIDSKHERKRREKEKLRQRLEAKRAAGEPCGNIRKRLKEVTMAASNCKQRVAIDMSFDDLMIEKHLSQCVKQISRCYSANRRVSDPMQLYVTSFEGKCEAVMAKQNGYKNWDIFFKPEFYMDIFPKEEIVYLTSESENVITSLDVTKVYVIGGLVDHNGHKGLCFNLAVEKGISHAKLPIDDFIEMKTRKVLTIDHVYRILLGVTTGKSWEDSFLSVIPARKGATGKVTGTENDVNDDSEEEKDVILPINQECEIAKSVESLGKSNENGNS; encoded by the coding sequence ATGGAGAGCAGTGAATCAGATGACTCGACAGGCATAAGGCAACAAACTGAAGAAGAAACAACTGCTGCTAATTTAAATGAGGACAGTGAAACATGCCAGGATGAAGAGGCCAAAGAAAAGACCAAAGACTTGATCAGCACAAATAATGGAACAGAATCCAAAAAACTGTCTAAAAGACAGCTGAAAaagtttaataaacgtaaaaaaTGGATTGACTCTAAACATGAACGGAAAaggagagaaaaagaaaaactgcgTCAGCGCCTGGAGGCCAAACGTGCAGCTGGTGAACCATGTGGCAACATCAGAAAACGGCTTAAGGAGGTGACTATGGCTGCTAGTAATTGTAAACAACGAGTTGCCATTGATATGTCATTTGATGATCTTATGATAGAAAAACACCTGTCGCAGTGTGTCAAGCAAATTAGCCGGTGTTATAGTGCTAACAGGAGGGTGTCAGATCCAATGCAGCTTTATGTAACCAGCTTTGAGGGAAAATGTGAAGCTGTTATGGCTAAACAAAATGGTTACAAGAATTGGGATATTTTTTTCAAGCCTGAGTTTTACATGGATATTTTTCCAAAGGAAGAGATTGTTTACCTTACTAGTGAGTCAGAAAATGTAATCACATCTCTTGATGTTACAAAAGTCTATGTTATTGGTGGACTGGTAGATCATAATGGTCACAAAGGACTTTGCTTTAATCTGGCTGTTGAGAAAGGTATCAGTCATGCTAAACTTCCAATAGATGATTTTATTGAGATGAAGACTCGTAAAGTATTAACTATCGATCACGTGTACAGGATTTTGCTTGGGGTTACCACTGGAAAGTCCTGGGAGGACTCTTTCCTTTCTGTTATTCCAGCCAGAAAAGGTGCCACAGGTAAAGTTACTGGCACTGAAAACGATGTAAATGATGACAGTGAGGAAGAAAAAGATGTTATACTTCCAATAAATCAAGAATGTGAAATTGCAAAATCAGTGGAGAGTTTAGGTAAAAGTAAcgaaaatggaaatagttga
- the Rpt5 gene encoding 26S proteasome regulatory subunit 6A-B → MDKLEQDPMLQDDDPAMREVGAMSSDDIISRTRLLENEIRIMRLEQTRITHEIQNQRDKIRENSEKIKVNKTLPYLVSNVIEILDVDPNEYGEEDGANVDLDSQRKGKCAVIKTSTRQTYFLPVIGLVDAETLKPGDLVGVNKDSYLILETLPAEYDSRVKAMEVDERPTEQYSDIGGLDKQIQELIEAVVLPVTHKERFENLGIQPPKGVLLYGPPGTGKTLLARACAAQTKSTFLKLAGPQLVQMFIGDGAKLVRDAFALAKEKAPAIIFIDELDAIGTKRFDSEKAGDREVQRTMLELLNQLDGFSSTTDIKVIAATNRVDILDPALLRSGRLDRKIEFPHPNEEARARIMQIHSRKMNISSCVNFEELARSTDDFNGAQCKAVCVEAGMIALRRQATTVTHEDFMDAIMEVQAKKKANLNYYA, encoded by the exons ATGGACAAGCTGGAGCAGGACCCCATGCTGCAGGATGACGAC CCTGCAATGCGTGAAGTGGGAGCAATGTCTTCAGATGACATAATTTCTAGGACACGCCTTTTGGAAAATGAGATTCGTATCATGCGTCTGGAACAAACAAGAATCACACACGAGATCCAGAACCAGCGAGACAAAATCAGAGAGAACTCTGAGAAGATCAAAGTCAACAAGACATTGCCATACCTGGTATCTAATGTCATAGAG ATTTTGGATGTTGATCCCAATGAGTATGGTGAGGAGGACGGTGCTAATGTGGACTTGGATTCTCAGCGCAAAGGCAAATGTGCTGTTATTAAGACCTCCACGCGCCAAACATATTTCCTTCCTGTTATTGGTCTTGTAGATGCTGAAACACTGAAGCCTGGAGACTTGGTAGGTGTGAACAAAGATTCTTATCTCATCCTTGAAACTTTGCCTGCTGAGTATGATTCTCGGGTTAAGGCCATGGAAGTGGATGAGCGTCCAACTGAACAGTACAGCGACATTGGTGGACTGGATAAACAAATTCAAGAGCTAATTGAAGCTGTTGTCCTACCTGTCACCCATAAGGAACGCTTTGAAAATCTAG GTATCCAACCTCCTAAAGGAGTTCTGCTGTATGGACCTCCCGGTACTGGAAAAACTCTTCTGGCACGAGCGTGTGCAGCACAGACCAAGTCTACTTTCCTAAAGTTGGCTGGACCTCAATTAGTTCAGATGTTTATTGGTGATGGTGCAAAGTTGGTCCGCGATGCCTTTGCTCTCGCTAAGGAAAAGGCTCCAGCAATTATCTTCATTGACGAACTTGATGCAATTG GCACAAAACGATTTGACAGTGAGAAAGCTGGAGATCGTGAGGTGCAGCGTACTATGTTGGAGCTCCTTAACCAGTTAGATGGCTTTTCTTCCACCACAGATATTAAG GTTATTGCTGCCACCAACCGTGTGGATATTCTTGACCCAGCTCTGCTGCGTTCTGGACGTCTGGATAGAAAAATAGAATTTCCACATCCTAACGAAGAAGCTCGTGCCCGTATTATGCAAATCCATTCTCGTAAGATGAACATTTCATCATGTGTCAACTTTGAAGAATTGGCAAGGTCTACTGATGACTTCAATGGTGCACAGTGTAAAGCTGTTTGTGTAGAAGCG GGTATGATAGCATTACGTCGTCAAGCTACTACAGTGACTCATGAAGATTTTATGGATGCCATAATGGAGGTCCAAGCCAAGAAGAAGGCTAATCTCAATTACTATGCATAG